A window of the Helianthus annuus cultivar XRQ/B chromosome 4, HanXRQr2.0-SUNRISE, whole genome shotgun sequence genome harbors these coding sequences:
- the LOC110934205 gene encoding disease resistance protein RGA5, protein MQQKIVVKVSMDGDKKTRKALKIAVSISGVVSASFVGSDKDQIAVTGEGIDSVELTTLLRKKVGYTELVSVGPVEAKKDEPKDSKPAVQIDPYQYYYQSYGSVPYYYYVY, encoded by the coding sequence ATGCAGCAAAAGATTGTGGTGAAGGTGAGCATGGACGGGGACAAGAAAACCCGTAAAGCTCTGAAGATCGCGGTTAGTATATCGGGAGTTGTATCCGCGTCTTTCGTTGGGTCAGATAAAGACCAGATAGCGGTGACCGGTGAGGGTATAGACTCGGTTGAACTAACAACCTTACTAAGAAAAAAGGTTGGATACACCGAGCTGGTAAGCGTTGGTCCGGTGGAGGCGAAGAAAGACGAACCCAAGGATTCGAAGCCCGCCGTGCAAATTGATCCTTATCAGTACTACTATCAAAGCTATGGCAGTGtgccttattattattatgtatatTAG
- the LOC110935317 gene encoding uncharacterized protein LOC110935317, with protein MEKQKIVVKVSMNSDKQTRKALKIAVSISGVESASFVKDQLIAVTGEAIDYIELTTLLTKRIGYTEELLSVGLVEESKPPIEAPRTYSSVIADYLSNFRLLNNYRFGT; from the exons ATGGAGAAG CAAAAGATTGTGGTGAAGGTGAGCATGAACAGCGACAAGCAAACCCGTAAAGCTCTGAAGATCGCGGTTAGCATCTCTGGAGTTGAATCAGCGTCTTTCGTTAAAGACCAGCTGATAGCGGTGACCGGTGAAGCCATTGACTACATTGAACTTACAACCTTACTAACGAAAAGAATTGGATACACAGAAGAACTACTTAGTGTTGGTCTTGTGGAGGAATCCAAGCCCCCCATTGAGGCGCCAAG GACTTATAGTAGTGTAATTGCTGACTATTTAAGCAACTTTAGACTATTGAATAACTATCGTTTTGGCACTTAA
- the LOC118491230 gene encoding disease resistance protein RGA5-like yields MQQKIVVKVSMDGDKKTRKALKIAVSISGVVSASFVGSDKDQIAVTGEGIDSVELTTLLRKKVGYTELVSVGPVEAKKDEPKESKPAVQIDPYQYYYQSYGGVPYYYDYVY; encoded by the coding sequence ATGCAGCAAAAGATTGTGGTGAAGGTGAGCATGGACGGGGACAAGAAAACCCGTAAAGCTCTGAAGATCGCGGTTAGTATATCCGGAGTTGTATCCGCGTCTTTCGTTGGTTCAGATAAAGACCAGATAGCGGTGACGGGTGAAGGTATAGACTCGGTTGAACTAACAACCTTACTAAGAAAAAAGGTTGGATACACGGAGCTGGTAAGCGTTGGTCCGGTGGAAGCGAAGAAAGACGAACCCAAGGAATCGAAGCCCGCCGTGCAAATTGATCCTTATCAGTACTACTATCAAAGCTATGGCGGCGTGCCTTATTATTATGATTATGTATATTAG